In Acomys russatus unplaced genomic scaffold, mAcoRus1.1, whole genome shotgun sequence, the genomic window CTAGTCCGCGGGCCGAGCGTCTGGGTCAGGATCTGGGTTAGGTTCGAGTTTCTACTCACAGAGTGGCGGGCGCAGGacgggggggtggtggtggtgggtggtgggtggtggtctCGCCAAACACACGCAGGTCAGACAGTGACAGGCAGGCGCAGGCAGCCGTAGGCCTAGATTTAGGCTTCGGCCTGGTCCTGAGAGTGAGGCTCCGCTGAGAACCTGGCCCGGTTCTTCCCGGTCTCTCTCCACTcacacgcgggggggggggggtctcggctcccaggcaggcaggcaggcaggcaggcaggcaggcaggcaggcgcaGGTCAGGCTCCGGGCCCGTGACGGGCAGGTGCAGGCAGCCGTGGGCCTAGATTTAGGCTTCGGCCTGGTCCTCAGACAGCTCAGTTCgtgaagccagccagccagtcagccagTCATCACTCTCGGTCGGTCGGTCAAGTCGCGGCGGGTCACCGGCGGAGCGGAAccggaggaaacaggaagtgacgACGCCGCCGCGCCGCCGCACGCACGGGAGCCCTGGAGAGAGGAAGTGACGTCTCGGGGTCGGGGGTCAGAGGTCACCGACCCCGCTCCGGACGTGACGTTTCGGGGGCCGTCCCGGACGTGACGTCTCGGGGTCAGGGGTCGCCCGGATGTGACGTCAGAGGGGTCAGGGGGCCGGGCCTTCCCCGGGAAGCGCCGCCCCTCGGGAACTGACGTCTCGGGGTCGGGGGTCGCCCGGATGTGACGTCACAGGGTCAGGGGGCCGGTTCGACCCCGGGAAGCGCCGCCCCTCCCGGACGTGACGTCGAGGGGTCGGGGGGTCGCCCGGACGTGACGTCGAGGGGTCACGGGGCGGGGCGTCTCCAGGACGTGACGTCACGTAAACAGAGAGCTGCGGCCGTATCCAGAAGTGACGTCACCGACACCGAGGCCCCGGACCAACGTAGGGCCCGCCCCCTTCTCCGTCTCTCTCCTCAAAAAATCACCCCCCTCTACACCGACCGCCtgtataaaaaaaatgtataaaaaaatgtaaaaaaatgttataaaaaaatgtataaaaaaatgtataaaaaaaaagagtccagcgACACTTTTTcgccaaaaaaaaattttttgaaaaaaaaaaaaaaaaaaaaatgccggtGTAAACAACCCCCAAAAAGGCCAGCTGCGAAagcggggagagggagagagagagagccctcgCATGGAGCCGGCCTCTCGCGAAGCCCGCTGACCATCACTCCCTCCCAGGCCTCCCCGGAGCAGAGGGCCCTCTCTGCGGCCGGGAAGCCCGGGAGGGGTGACGGCCAGGGGCCTCCGCGGAGGCCTCGGCTCGGGAGTAGCCGGCTCCTGCGGGGTCTCTCTCTCCCCGGGGCCCGCCGCCGGCCTTCCCGCTCACCCCCCTTGGCCTCCGGTGCAGAGGGGCCCTCTCTGCCCGTGAGGCCCGGGATTTGGGGCGGGAGGCGGCCGGGGCGGCCTCGCAGGCGCCGCTTCGGGATGCGGCTCCTGCTGCCCTGGCGGCTGCTGTCTCCCCCGGGGCCGCCGCCGTCGCCGGCTCCGCCTCGCCCTGGGCCTCCCGGGCAGAGAGGGCCCCTCTGCTCCGGAGGGCCTGAGGCTCGGCGGGAGCCGGGCTCGGTGGGGCCCCGGGCGGGCTCCGGCTCGGGATGCGGAGCCCGCTGCAGCCGCCGCAgctggcctaaaaaaaaaaattcttttttttgacTCCCCCCCCACCCTGTCGCTCTCCCGAGGGAAGCGACGGGCGATCGCTCGCCCATTTGGTTTTTACACCGGTGCACCCAGAGGGCGCGGATATAGCCTCACGCTCCTGGCCGGCCCGGGCCTCTTCCACCGACCGTCTTTTCCGTGAGGGTGACTTTCCCATGAGGCCGCAGGGCCCCGGACAGATTACCATAGCCTCCCCGGCCGGCCAATCGGCACGTCCCGCGGCCGGCCGGGGCGGCATCGGGTGCAGTTCCGCCTTCTGGCCACGAGATGCCGCCAGAGGGACCGGCCGCGCAGGCGCGCTGGAGTCGACGGGGACCCTACGGATCTGACAGCTCGGAGGCCCTGACCCGGGACAGACGCGGGACGGGAGGCGGGGACGGCCCACGCGTGTCACTTTGCCGTGCGGCTCCTCGCTCGCGGGCGGCACGCCGGCCGGGGCAGGCACGGCCGCCGCCGCAGCCACGGCATCGCCGCACGGGAGCAGACGCCGCCCGCGACACGGGCGGCCCGGGCGGCACGGCAGACAGACTGACGGGCAGACCGGGTCGCGGTCCCGGCACCCGTGAGTAAGCGGGCCGCCGCTCGCACACGCACACGCGGGTCTATTGGGAGCTCGCCCGCTCGCCCGGGGGACAGAAGCTGCGGCGGCTgtgggcggcggcggcgggcggcgggcggctgCACAGGGACAGAACGGGAAAGGCTCCCGCCCACCCGCCGCCCGCCGCCGACACGGGacgggtctctctctctgtctgtccgtgTCCAGCAcgtgctgctctcacagagagaGGGCGGCAGGCCGGGGCACAGCTGTGAGGAGCCGGCCCCGACTTGGGAAGCGTAGCCGCTGACCGGCTGGCCCGCTGACCACCGGCCCACTGACTGCCTGCCTGACTGACTGaccgggcgg contains:
- the LOC127186338 gene encoding basic proline-rich protein-like, coding for MCVCVLVLERRPVYCPVPGPRPVCLPAVPPGPSAAGAASAPAGRRAGGYVWSLGGRVCPVRHACPVRQPHSKVTGNVKHTGAVPVSSHGARQAGRRAGGQGLAGRGGRVAVQPAGTERAREPSTGQEQRNQLSRRRPGPSPLQPVPVPRPGSGPLSCQTRRVPVHFSAPARPVPLGTSSGQEAELHLPRRDLQARPPARPPARPVSQSGRQSVGRWSAGQPVSGYASQVGAGSSQLCPGLPPSLSARRPPPPPTAAAASVPRASGRAPNRPACACASGGPLTHGCRDRDPVCPSVCLPCRPGRPCRGRRLLPCGDAVAAAAAVPAPAGVPPASEEPHGKVTRVGRPRLPSRVCPGSGPPSCQIRRVPVDSSAPARPVPLAASRGQKAELHPMPPRPAAGRADWPAGEAMVICPGPCGLMGKSPSRKRRSVEEARAGQERQLRRLQRAPHPEPEPARGPTEPGSRRASGPPEQRGPLCPGGPGRGGAGDGGGPGGDSSRQGSRSRIPKRRLRGRPGRLPPQIPGLTGREGPSAPEAKGGEREGRRRAPGRERPRRSRLLPSRGLRGGPWPSPLPGFPAAERALCSGEAWEGVMLSVYVTSRPGDAPPRDPSTSRPGDPPTPRRHVREGRRFPGSNRPPDPVTSHPGDPRPRDGSRACGGAAASSLPVSSGSAPPVTRRDLTDRPRPVPKGDRQGSSQREDSAEKTPSLGRTEPPGGQKAELQPPANSASVPVQRPPTAPPETAGAGNFGSALTGVPPTLG